The Paenibacillus sp. FSL H7-0357 nucleotide sequence GAAGAAAGGGATCAAGAAGGGGCTGCTCGCCGGATTTACACTATTGTTGACGGCAGGGCTTACTGCTTGCGGAAGTAATACTAACAATACGAACAACAGCGCAGGTGCAGCAACCGGTACGCCGGAGAGCACCAATGCGGCGGCAACGGCAGAAGCGACCAAAGCACCGTCTAAAGATCCGGTAGAGCTGCTGAATGTATCCTATGATCCTACACGTGAGCTTTATGAGAGCTACAACAAGGCTTTTTCGGCTTATTGGGAGCAGGAAACTGGCCAGAAAGTAACGATCAAGCAGTCCCATGGCGGTTCAGGCAAACAAAGCCGTGCCGTTATTGACGGTCTGGAAGCGGATGTGGTCACGCTGGCGTTAGGATATGACATTGACGCTTTGCAGGAAACAGGACTCATCAATGAAGGCTGGCAAAATAAATTTGAGCTTAACAGCTCGCCCTACACGTCGACTATTGTTTTCCTCGTGCGCAAAGGCAATCCGAAGGGCATAAAGGACTGGCCGGATTTGCTTAAGGAAGGTGTAGAGGTGATTACACCAAATCCGAAAACCTCCGGCGGTGCACGCTGGAACTATCTGGCGGCTTGGGGATATGCGCTGGACCACAACAACAATGACGAAGCCAAAGCACAGGAATTTGTGCAGGAGCTGTTCAAGCATGTGCCG carries:
- a CDS encoding sulfate ABC transporter substrate-binding protein; this translates as MKKGIKKGLLAGFTLLLTAGLTACGSNTNNTNNSAGAATGTPESTNAAATAEATKAPSKDPVELLNVSYDPTRELYESYNKAFSAYWEQETGQKVTIKQSHGGSGKQSRAVIDGLEADVVTLALGYDIDALQETGLINEGWQNKFELNSSPYTSTIVFLVRKGNPKGIKDWPDLLKEGVEVITPNPKTSGGARWNYLAAWGYALDHNNNDEAKAQEFVQELFKHVPVLDTGARGSTTTFVERGIGDVLIAWENEAYLSIKELGPDKFEIVNPSESILAEPPVAVVDKVVDKRGTREVSEAYLKYLYTEEGQKIAAENYYRPTLESVKEQFKDQFPDIKLFTLADKFGTWKETQEKHFNDGGIFDKIYVPGS